One stretch of Punica granatum isolate Tunisia-2019 chromosome 5, ASM765513v2, whole genome shotgun sequence DNA includes these proteins:
- the LOC116207945 gene encoding mannose-6-phosphate isomerase 2-like produces MESPKLLRLTCSVKNYDWGCKGGGSQVAKLAALNCGNQIDPDLPYAEFWMGTHESGPSFVEQPKGEKGVSEDSPERVTLSSWISRNPSVLGDKVVEKWGSDLPFLFKVLSVAKALSIQAHPDKKLAEALHSARPDLYKDDNHKPEMALAITEYEALCGFISVEELKDVLRNVPEIVELVGTAETEQFLSLNEKDDGKAKSTLQSIFTQLISASKERVAEVVSKLKTRLESQSQVRGLTGKEQLVLRLEKQYPADIGVISAFFFNYVKLNPGEALYLGANEPHAYLSGECIECMATSDNVVRAGLTPKHRDVQTLCSMLTYKQGSPEILRGVPLNTYIKRYLPPFDEFEVDSCILPKETSTVFPAALGPSIFLFTVGKGKISIGSSAEGVPVNEGDVIFVPANIEISLTSETGLQVYRAGVSSRFFKPS; encoded by the exons ATGGAATCTCCAAAACTGCTGAGGCTTACCTGTTCCGTCAAGAACTATGATTGGGGCTGCAAAGGCGGAGGATCGCAGGTTGCAAAGCTCGCTGCTTTGAACTGCGGGAACCAAATCGACCCCGATTTGCCCTATGCTGAATTTTGGATGGGCACCCATGAGTCTGGACCCTCGTTTGTGGAACAACCCAAGGGTGAAAAGGGGGTCTCTGAAGATTCACCGGAAAGAGTGACTCTGAGCTCCTGGATTTCCAGAAATCCCAGTGTCCTTGGCGATAAGGTTGTAGAGAAATGGGGTTCTGATCTCCCCTTCCTGTTCAAG GTACTTTCTGTTGCAAAAGCATTATCCATACAGGCTCATCCAGATAAGAAATTGGCCGAGGCATTGCACAGTGCACGTCCTGATCTCTATAAGGACGATAATCACAAGCCTGAGATGGCCTTGGCAATTACGGAGTACGAGGCCCTCTGCGGATTTATTAGCGTGGAG GAACTTAAAGATGTGCTGCGGAATGTTCCTGAGATAGTGGAACTGGTTGGAACTGCAGAGACAGAGCAGTTCTTAAGTTTAAATGAGAAAGATGATGGGAAAGCCAAGTCTACCCTGCAGTCAATTTTCACCCAGCTCATATCAGCTAGCAAGGAGCGAGTGGCTGAGGTGGTATCAAAGTTGAAAACTCGTTTGGAGTCACAAAGCCAG GTAAGGGGATTGACTGGCAAAGAACAATTGGTGCTGCGGTTGGAGAAGCAGTATCCGGCTGATATAGGGGTAATTTCGGCATTCTTTTTCAATTACGTGAAGCTGAATCCAGGTGAAGCTCTGTATCTAGGGGCAAATGAACCCCATGCGTACTTATCTGGTGAATGCATCGAATGCATGGCTACATCAGACAATGTTGTACGAGCTGGTCTGACGCCCAAACATCGGGATGTCCAAACTCTGTGTTCCATGCTTACTTACAAGCAG GGCTCGCCTGAAATCCTTCGAGGGGTTCCCTTGAATACATACATAAAGAGGTACCTTCCCCCTTTTGATGAGTTTGAGGTCGACTCGTGTATCCTACCCAAGGAGACATCGACTGTGTTCCCTGCGGCCTTGGGTCCTTCCATTTTCTTGTTCACAGTTGGCAAAGGGAAAATCAGCATCGGGTCTTCTGCAGAGGGAGTTCCAGTGAATGAAGGGGACGTCATTTTTGTACCTGCAAACATAGAGATCAGCTTGACGTCTGAGACCGGATTGCAAGTGTATAGAGCGGGAGTGAGCAGCAGGTTTTTCAAGCCTTCTTga